A window of Desulfomicrobium macestii contains these coding sequences:
- a CDS encoding peptide chain release factor 3, producing MSALAREIRQNVEKRRTFGIISHPDAGKTTLTEKLLLFGGAITLAGTVKSRKASRHATSDWMKMEQERGISVTTSVMKFEYGGYDINLLDTPGHEDFSEDTYRVLTAVDSALLVIDSAKGVEAQTKKLMDVCRMRNTPIMTFINKLDRDGLEPLDLLADIEDHLGIECAPLSWPIGMGKGFKGTYSIHKKQIHLFSATHGGRIQQGVVIDDVNDPKLDELLGLQAQDLRRDLELLEGAGNPFSVERYLEGSQTPVFFGSAINNFGVQEMLDTFVELAPCPRPRATLTREVSPFEEEFSGVVFKIQANMDKAHRDRIAFMRICSGKYEKGMKIRHHRIGKDVQISNATIFMAQDRTGVEEAFAGDIIGLHNHGTIKIGDTFSLKEELKFTGIPSFAPEHFRKVILKSPLKTKQLQKGLQQLAEEGAVQVFRPTLGNEYILGAVGVLQFDVIISRLKDEYAVDAIYTPVNLSAARWVQADDKALLERFQKDLHSSLATDSEGNLALLADSTWRLEYIMEQWPDITFHTTREKN from the coding sequence ATGAGCGCATTGGCAAGAGAAATACGACAGAATGTGGAAAAACGCCGCACGTTCGGCATCATCAGTCACCCCGACGCGGGCAAGACGACCCTGACCGAGAAGCTGCTTCTCTTTGGCGGAGCCATCACCCTGGCCGGCACGGTCAAGTCGCGCAAGGCTTCCCGCCACGCGACATCGGACTGGATGAAGATGGAACAGGAACGCGGCATCTCCGTGACCACCTCGGTCATGAAGTTCGAATACGGCGGGTACGACATCAACCTGCTCGACACCCCCGGCCACGAAGATTTTTCCGAGGACACCTATCGCGTCCTGACCGCCGTGGATTCCGCCCTGCTGGTCATCGACAGCGCCAAGGGCGTCGAGGCCCAGACCAAGAAACTGATGGACGTCTGCCGCATGCGCAACACGCCCATCATGACTTTCATCAACAAGCTCGACCGCGACGGTCTTGAGCCGCTGGACCTTTTGGCCGACATCGAGGACCATCTGGGCATCGAGTGCGCCCCCTTGAGCTGGCCCATCGGCATGGGCAAGGGATTCAAGGGCACCTACTCCATCCACAAGAAGCAGATCCATCTCTTTTCGGCCACCCACGGGGGGCGCATCCAGCAGGGCGTGGTCATCGACGACGTGAACGACCCCAAGCTCGACGAACTGCTCGGCCTGCAGGCGCAGGATCTGCGCCGGGATCTCGAACTGCTCGAAGGCGCGGGCAACCCCTTCTCCGTCGAGCGCTATCTGGAAGGCAGCCAGACTCCGGTCTTCTTCGGCAGCGCCATCAACAATTTCGGCGTGCAGGAAATGCTCGACACCTTTGTCGAGCTGGCCCCCTGTCCGCGCCCTCGGGCGACCCTGACCCGCGAAGTTTCGCCCTTCGAGGAGGAATTCTCGGGCGTGGTCTTCAAGATCCAGGCGAACATGGACAAGGCCCACCGGGACCGCATCGCCTTCATGCGCATCTGCTCGGGCAAATACGAAAAAGGCATGAAGATCCGCCACCACCGCATCGGCAAGGACGTGCAGATCTCAAACGCCACCATCTTCATGGCCCAGGACCGGACCGGCGTGGAGGAAGCCTTCGCCGGGGACATCATCGGCCTGCACAACCACGGGACCATCAAGATCGGCGACACCTTCAGCCTGAAGGAAGAGCTCAAGTTCACGGGCATCCCGAGCTTTGCGCCCGAGCATTTCCGCAAGGTCATCCTGAAAAGCCCGCTCAAGACCAAGCAGCTGCAAAAAGGCCTCCAGCAGCTCGCCGAAGAGGGCGCGGTGCAGGTGTTCCGCCCCACGCTCGGCAACGAGTACATTCTGGGCGCGGTGGGCGTCCTGCAGTTTGACGTGATCATTTCACGCCTTAAAGATGAATATGCCGTCGACGCCATCTACACCCCGGTCAACCTGTCCGCGGCGCGGTGGGTGCAAGCCGACGACAAGGCCCTTCTCGAACGATTCCAAAAGGATCTTCACTCGTCCCTGGCCACGGATTCCGAAGGCAACCTGGCCCTGCTGGCCGACAGCACCTGGCGACTTGAATACATCATGGAGCAGTGGCCGGACATCACCTTTCACACCACCAGGGAAAAGAACTAA
- a CDS encoding type II toxin-antitoxin system prevent-host-death family antitoxin, with protein sequence MDAITYTNARANLAQTMTQVCEDHAPIIITRGNDQSVVMMSLEDYTALEETAYLLRSPKNAVRLLKAISELESGQGLERALAE encoded by the coding sequence ATGGACGCCATCACCTATACCAACGCCCGCGCTAATCTGGCCCAGACCATGACCCAGGTCTGTGAGGACCACGCACCGATCATCATCACCCGGGGCAATGACCAGTCGGTGGTCATGATGTCGCTGGAGGATTACACGGCCCTGGAAGAAACAGCCTACCTCCTGCGCAGCCCCAAAAACGCGGTGCGCCTGCTCAAGGCCATTTCCGAACTCGAATCCGGTCAGGGCCTGGAAAGAGCATTGGCGGAATGA
- a CDS encoding Txe/YoeB family addiction module toxin, producing the protein MKLIFSETAWEDYLYWQKTDAKTLARINQLIREASRQPFTGIGKPEPLKHALKGYWSRRINDEHRFVYKATDEALLIAQLRYHY; encoded by the coding sequence ATGAAACTCATCTTCTCCGAAACCGCCTGGGAGGATTACCTCTACTGGCAGAAGACGGACGCAAAGACCCTGGCCCGGATCAACCAGCTCATCCGCGAAGCCTCCCGCCAGCCGTTCACCGGTATCGGCAAGCCCGAGCCCCTCAAACACGCCCTCAAAGGGTACTGGTCCCGCAGGATCAACGACGAGCACCGCTTCGTCTACAAGGCTACGGATGAAGCACTGCTCATCGCCCAGCTTCGCTACCATTATTAG
- a CDS encoding FKBP-type peptidyl-prolyl cis-trans isomerase: MTLEAGTKVLVHYTGTLDDGTQFDSSRERDPLEIILGQDMVIPGFEKAIVDLEPGQSVTVTIPEEEAYGPHNEEMVIRVPKTSFPPEIVPTVGEQLVLRSPDGNELPALIVDVDDDEATLDANHPLAGFALTFEIELVSVG, from the coding sequence ATGACACTTGAAGCTGGAACCAAAGTACTGGTTCATTACACGGGCACGCTCGACGACGGCACCCAGTTCGATTCCTCCCGGGAGCGCGACCCCCTGGAGATCATCCTCGGCCAGGACATGGTCATCCCCGGCTTTGAAAAAGCCATCGTCGATCTCGAGCCCGGCCAGAGCGTCACCGTGACCATCCCGGAGGAAGAGGCCTACGGCCCGCACAACGAGGAAATGGTCATCCGCGTTCCCAAGACGTCCTTCCCCCCGGAGATCGTACCCACCGTCGGCGAACAGCTGGTGCTGCGCTCCCCCGACGGCAACGAGCTCCCGGCCCTCATCGTCGACGTCGATGACGACGAAGCCACCCTGGACGCCAACCATCCCCTGGCCGGATTCGCCCTGACCTTTGAGATCGAGCTGGTCAGCGTAGGCTAG
- a CDS encoding zinc dependent phospholipase C family protein, whose translation MALLFAFLLLLLLPGEALAWGPGVHMAIGNHVLTHLHLLAPAVAAVLTAHPEQFLYGCLSADIFIGKGSKFTPSHSHNWDTGKALLRQAEDGKAQAYAYGYLSHLAADVIAHNYLVPNMLGFSAGRGKFAHTYVEMLADLQVEWPRKQASRIFRIPHPEADDSLVLTMGQKKLPFSIKKRIFRQSLHLVEEKSYKRSLRMFQSFLPFARKKAFIAEAIAHAQNLVMDLLRNPQRSPVLECDPIGSQNLDQVRRFQRKQRSYYTARGEGIIFPMDTRLEPCLQVFGGTDDRFSQFSE comes from the coding sequence ATGGCTTTATTATTTGCTTTTCTTCTTCTGCTTCTGCTTCCCGGCGAGGCGCTGGCCTGGGGGCCGGGGGTGCACATGGCCATCGGCAACCATGTCCTGACCCATCTGCACCTTCTCGCCCCGGCGGTAGCCGCCGTGCTGACGGCCCACCCCGAGCAGTTCCTGTACGGATGCCTGTCGGCCGATATTTTCATCGGCAAGGGCAGCAAATTCACGCCCTCCCATTCCCACAACTGGGACACGGGCAAGGCCCTCTTGCGCCAGGCCGAAGACGGAAAGGCCCAGGCCTACGCCTATGGCTACCTGTCCCATCTGGCCGCCGACGTCATCGCGCACAACTATCTGGTCCCGAACATGCTCGGCTTCTCCGCCGGACGTGGCAAATTCGCCCACACCTATGTGGAGATGCTGGCCGACCTGCAGGTCGAATGGCCCCGCAAACAGGCCTCGCGCATCTTTCGCATCCCGCATCCCGAGGCCGACGATTCCCTGGTCCTGACCATGGGACAGAAAAAATTGCCCTTCAGCATCAAAAAACGCATCTTCCGCCAAAGCCTGCATCTGGTGGAGGAAAAATCCTACAAACGCTCCCTGCGCATGTTCCAGAGTTTTCTGCCCTTTGCCCGCAAGAAGGCGTTCATCGCCGAAGCCATCGCCCATGCCCAGAATCTGGTCATGGATCTGCTCAGAAATCCGCAACGCTCGCCGGTGCTGGAGTGCGACCCCATCGGCAGCCAGAACCTGGACCAGGTGCGCAGATTCCAGCGCAAGCAGCGCTCCTATTACACCGCACGCGGTGAAGGCATCATTTTTCCCATGGACACCCGTCTTGAACCCTGTCTGCAAGTTTTCGGAGGCACCGATGACCGATTTTCTCAATTTTCTGAGTGA
- a CDS encoding DMT family transporter produces MAMSRSAQGFSAALASAVFLSTTSIFIRHLVMNFDMPPLVLACWRNIIVVATLVPLMLLFDRGLLRVDKVHIPFLAIFGVMLAGFNGLWAISVAQNGAAVATVMVYCSVAYTAILGWKFMGESLGALKFTAIALCLGGCALISGALSASAWQSNLAGVIAGLLTGLCYTAYSLMGRMTSTRGISPWTTLLYIFAFAGVFLFLANLTGGWVPGSATTPGDMFWLGSSVEGWTVMILLGAIPTVGGYGFYNVSLSLLDASVANIIVSLEPLFTAVFAFFLLGETLTPVQLLGSALLLSGMAAIKLGDLRRPLPVPQEA; encoded by the coding sequence ATGGCCATGTCCCGTTCCGCCCAAGGCTTCAGCGCCGCTCTCGCCAGCGCCGTGTTCCTGTCCACGACCTCCATCTTCATCCGCCATCTGGTCATGAATTTCGACATGCCGCCGCTCGTCCTGGCCTGCTGGCGCAACATCATCGTGGTCGCGACCCTTGTGCCCCTCATGCTTCTCTTCGATCGCGGACTGCTGCGCGTCGACAAGGTCCACATCCCCTTCCTGGCCATTTTCGGGGTCATGCTGGCCGGCTTCAACGGCCTGTGGGCCATCTCGGTGGCGCAAAACGGGGCGGCCGTGGCCACGGTCATGGTTTACTGCTCCGTGGCCTACACCGCCATTCTGGGCTGGAAATTCATGGGCGAGAGTCTTGGAGCGCTCAAATTCACGGCCATCGCCCTGTGTCTCGGCGGATGCGCACTCATCAGCGGAGCGCTGAGCGCCTCGGCCTGGCAGAGCAATCTGGCGGGCGTCATCGCAGGGCTGCTGACGGGTTTGTGCTACACAGCCTACAGCCTGATGGGACGGATGACCTCGACGCGAGGCATCTCGCCCTGGACCACCCTCCTCTACATCTTCGCGTTCGCGGGGGTGTTCCTCTTCCTGGCCAATCTTACCGGCGGATGGGTTCCCGGTTCGGCGACCACCCCCGGAGACATGTTCTGGCTCGGCTCCAGCGTGGAAGGCTGGACCGTGATGATCCTGCTGGGGGCCATCCCCACGGTGGGCGGTTATGGGTTCTACAACGTCAGCCTGTCCCTGCTGGATGCCAGCGTGGCCAACATCATCGTCTCCCTGGAACCCCTCTTCACCGCCGTCTTCGCCTTCTTCCTGCTGGGCGAAACCCTGACCCCGGTCCAGCTTCTGGGCAGCGCCCTGCTGCTCTCGGGCATGGCGGCCATCAAGCTCGGCGACCTGCGCCGCCCCCTGCCCGTGCCCCAGGAAGCATGA
- the pdxR gene encoding MocR-like pyridoxine biosynthesis transcription factor PdxR, whose protein sequence is MRLALDFESREPVYVQISGHFRNSILTENLRPGIRLPAVRSLAANLGVSRGTVESAYAELMAEGLITSRQGSGFYVLPHAPGEARNPPLSGGWPAWQGRLSYGGCEAMSAYLPEVSRKTDWIALDGGACDPRLFPMDEFRKLLSQVMRRDGVASVEYGEIAGYRPLRATLAQVLASQGIQTDAESILITAGSQQALSLVTGLILSPGEAVVVEGPTYAGALDVFRARGLRILTVGVDEEGMDMRELEAVLSRHRPGLIYTIPNFHNPTGACLDGQRRRQLISLAGRFDVPILEDDYVGDIRYEGRAQPTLKSLDPDGRVIYMSTFSKMLIPGLRVGFVVADGPVYAHLLRSKRCHDLATCNLIQRALKDYVSVGRYHAHLQRSCTLYRRRRDAMLAALARHMPECTSWTRPKGGLFVWLRLPEGMKASDLLPKACGEGVIFAPGGNFFLDPAEGEGGMRLNFASNTESVIEEGVRRLGVAMGGG, encoded by the coding sequence ATGCGCCTGGCTCTTGATTTTGAATCCCGGGAACCCGTCTACGTGCAGATCAGCGGACATTTTCGAAACAGCATCCTGACCGAGAATCTGCGCCCGGGCATCCGCCTGCCGGCGGTCCGGAGCCTGGCCGCGAATCTGGGGGTCAGTCGCGGCACGGTGGAGAGCGCCTACGCCGAGCTCATGGCCGAGGGGCTCATCACTTCCCGGCAGGGCAGCGGCTTCTACGTGCTCCCCCATGCTCCCGGCGAGGCCAGGAATCCTCCCCTGTCCGGCGGCTGGCCCGCATGGCAGGGACGTCTCTCTTACGGCGGCTGCGAGGCCATGAGCGCCTATCTGCCGGAGGTCAGCCGGAAAACGGACTGGATCGCGCTGGATGGCGGTGCGTGCGACCCGCGCCTGTTTCCCATGGACGAGTTTCGCAAGCTCCTGAGTCAGGTCATGCGCCGGGACGGAGTGGCCTCCGTGGAGTACGGGGAGATCGCCGGATACCGGCCGCTGCGCGCCACCCTGGCCCAGGTGCTGGCCAGCCAGGGCATCCAGACGGACGCCGAGAGCATTCTGATCACGGCCGGTTCGCAGCAGGCCCTGTCCCTGGTCACGGGGCTCATCCTGTCACCCGGCGAGGCCGTCGTGGTCGAAGGCCCGACCTACGCCGGGGCCCTGGACGTGTTCCGCGCCCGGGGCCTGCGCATCCTGACTGTCGGCGTGGACGAGGAAGGCATGGACATGCGGGAGCTGGAGGCGGTTCTGTCCCGTCATCGGCCGGGCCTCATCTACACCATCCCCAATTTCCACAACCCCACCGGCGCATGTCTGGACGGCCAGCGCCGCAGGCAGCTCATCAGCCTGGCCGGGCGTTTCGACGTGCCCATCCTCGAAGACGACTATGTCGGAGACATCCGCTACGAGGGCCGCGCCCAGCCCACCCTCAAGTCCCTCGATCCCGACGGCCGCGTCATCTACATGAGCACCTTCTCCAAGATGCTCATCCCGGGCCTGCGCGTCGGCTTCGTGGTGGCCGACGGCCCGGTCTACGCCCACCTGCTGCGCTCCAAGCGCTGCCACGACCTGGCCACCTGCAACCTGATCCAGCGGGCGCTCAAGGATTACGTGTCCGTGGGCCGTTATCACGCCCACCTGCAACGTTCCTGCACACTCTACCGACGTCGCCGGGACGCCATGCTCGCGGCCCTTGCGAGGCACATGCCGGAATGCACGAGCTGGACACGGCCCAAGGGGGGGCTGTTCGTCTGGCTGCGATTGCCGGAAGGAATGAAGGCCTCGGACCTGCTGCCCAAGGCCTGCGGGGAAGGCGTGATCTTCGCGCCGGGGGGAAATTTCTTTCTGGATCCGGCAGAGGGCGAGGGCGGCATGCGTCTGAATTTTGCCTCCAACACGGAGTCCGTGATCGAAGAGGGTGTCCGACGGTTGGGTGTGGCGATGGGGGGGGGATAA